One Vanessa cardui chromosome 22, ilVanCard2.1, whole genome shotgun sequence DNA window includes the following coding sequences:
- the LOC124539466 gene encoding chymotrypsin-1-like: MYKSLIFFKIQSLFKMFRVVVCVILVGIFPIYVTPELYSSEDAREDWERIVGGTKAPNGSVPYQVSLRIYGVRHFCGASLITPRVILTAAHCVDRLKPQYFKAIVGTNQLRSGGTAYAIRKVVQHEDYDDDIIKNDIAIVFTEEEVQFNSAVEAIELNDEPVEKGEDLLLTGWGATSYPGHLPNDLMQLELKAVSYEDCKEAHKSVNAVFESQICAMTKAGEGACHGDSGGPLVREGRQVGVVSWGIPCARGKPDVYTKVEAFMSWIEKTLLDDDEEHILFLQNRRKTNRH, from the exons ATGTATAaaagtcttattttttttaaaatacagagTCTTTTTAAAATGTTCAGAGTAGTGGTTTGTGTCATACTTGTAGGAATATTTCCTATATACg tcactCCTGAGCTGTACTCCTCAGAAGATGCTCGTGAAGATTGGGAGAGGATAGTGGGGGGTACGAAAGCACCCAACGGCTCCGTGCCTTACCAGGTGTCTCTTCGTATATACGGTGTGAGACATTTCTGTGGGGCATCCTTAATCACGCCGAGAGTGATTCTAACCGCCGCTCATTGCGTTGATAG ATTAAAACCTCAATACTTCAAAGCAATAGTTGGAACCAATCAGCTCCGCAGTGGTGGTACAGCGTATGCAATCCGCAAAGTTGTACAACATGAGGATTACGATGAcgacataattaaaaatgatatagcCATTGTTTTTACGGAGGAAGAGGTACAGTTCAATAGTGCAGTCGAAGCGATTGAGTTGAATGATGAACCCGTGGAAAAGGGGGAAGATTTACTTCTTACGGGGTGGGGAGCTACTTCT TATCCAGGTCACCTGCCCAATGACTTGATGCAGCTGGAACTGAAAGCCGTCAGCTACGAAGATTGCAAGGAAGCGCACAAAAGTGTCAATGCGGTCTTTGAATCTCAGATCTGTGCGATGACAAAGGCTGGAGAAGGGGCTTGCCAT GGTGACTCAGGTGGACCTCTGGTGAGAGAAGGTCGTCAGGTTGGAGTTGTATCGTGGGGTATCCCATGTGCTAGAGGAAAACCGGACGTGTATACAAAA GTGGAAGCCTTCATGAGTTGGATAGAGAAGACACTACTTGATGACGATGAGGAGCACATATTGTTCCTTCAAAATAGGAgaaaaacaaacagacactga
- the LOC124539391 gene encoding CLIP domain-containing serine protease B9-like: protein MWRVVLSVIFSGLVVCQFFDCHDDPNFEPDEGPLTELQFTWLGALQYIHVKNGTPHYFRVPRVVLISRQFVLSTAVDAAHIPDGYALGNVVFGDYERDEAECKVSIEELAAGVECEPAVLLMPIADVLLHPEYKHFGTKTSIALLKLITTIKSTYMVPACLPFKNFLVGKNGKQTSEKIYHVDFVSDVPRDFLDEEKEVSRLHLLPRELCYLYENPTNATRGPKNRMACTTGCGFHSGSPCLVHEHTGHWSIVSIAQGGSPCPDPLRTRRPPSPPRHTLIHPYVPWITAAITGKAVGAFAKDDPFGYVMPRSSIYDILGHSWVGHWWMGGLRCHDRGEAAQDLFKFYHEVFQVKPVTFTYLTYYMEVSSAHETMIICVKVGMPYRLGQPKVWQLDSPEVKVQVPVVTFSNLYKFQIEAWAYNSTESETSSESSSTVESVSNEAGAEEG from the exons ATGTGGCGCGTCGTGCTCTCGGTGATATTTAGCG GGTTAGTAGTCTGCCAATTTTTTGACTGCCATGATGACCCAAACTTCGAGCCAGACGAGGGTCCTCTTACGGAGCTCCAGTTCACGTGGCTTGGAGCTTTGCAGTACATACATG TTAAGAATGGCACACCACACTACTTCAGAGTTCCGAGGGTGGTTCTCATTAGTCGGCAGTTTGTTCTCTCAACAGCTGTGGATGCAGCACATATTCCTGACGGTTATGCTTT GGGTAACGTTGTCTTCGGAGATTACGAACGTGATGAAGCCGAGTGTAAAGTATCGATAGAAGAATTGGCAGCGGGCGTGGAGTGCGAGCCTGCTGTACTGTTAATGCCGATAGCTGATGTCCTCCTACACCCTGAGTACAAACATTTCGGGACAAAAACAAGCATCGCTTTATTGAAACTCATCACCACTATAAAATCAA catATATGGTGCCAGCTTGTTTACCGTTTAAGAATTTTTTGGTGGGAAAAAATGGGAAACAGACCAGTGAAAAGATTTATCACGTCGATTTTGTAAGCG ATGTTCCGAGAGATTTCCTGGATGAAGAAAAGGAAGTGTCCCGTTTACATTTACTGCCAAGAGAACTATGTTACTTGTATGAAAATCCTACG AATGCAACCCGTGGACCTAAGAACCGTATGGCTTGCACGACTGGTTGCGGATTTCATTCAGGATCACCGTGCTTAGTACATGAACATACTGGTCATTGGTCTATCGTCTCCATAGCCCAAG GTGGTTCACCATGCCCAGATCCGTTACGTACCCGCCGACCTCCCTCGCCACCTCGACACACACTCATACACCCGTATGTTCCTTGGATCACCGCTGCGATTACCGGAAAGGCAGTTGGTGCTTTTGCAAAAGACGACCCgtttg GTTACGTAATGCCACGCAGCTCTATATATGACATCCTCGGGCACAGCTGGGTCGGTCACTGGTGGATGGGTGGTCTCCGCTGTCACGATAGAGGAGAGGCAGCTCaagatttgtttaaattttaccaTGAAGTATTCCAAGTGAAGCCCGTCACATTTACTTACCTTACTTACTATATGGAG GTATCCAGTGCTCATGAAACGATGATAATTTGCGTAAAAGTTGGCATGCCATATCGACTGGGGCAGCCTAAGGTCTGGCAGTTGGACAGTCCGGAAGTGAAG GTTCAAGTACCAGTCGTGACGTTCTCTAACCTCTACAAGTTCCAAATAGAGGCTTGGGCGTACAACTCGACCGAATCAGAGACATCGTCGGAGTCGTCTTCAACGGTAGAAAGCGTCTCGAATGAAGCTGGAGCTGAAGAGGGATAG